In the Parashewanella tropica genome, ACTTAGGCATTAAGTACCTGTGTAATTGGCTTCATGTATCACGTAGTGGCTATTACACGGAAAGATTACGAAAGCTCTTACCCTGCAAGGATTTGAGCTAGGTAACTTGTACTCATTGCTGCTTTCTTTTGCTTTCTCTTTAAACCGGCTTTAAAGGTTGTTTCTTTATTGAGTAAATTCAGCGCTACATGACGTATGTTTGAAAACACTTCTGGTGCTTCACCTCGTCGTATACGACAATCATCCTCTCGCATCGCAACATCCAATTTCCAGTGAAGCTTATTTTCTATATGCCAATGCGACCTTACAGCTTCAGCAAACTTCTTCGGCGTTAATTTAGCTGAGCTAATGAAGTATCGAATTGTAGCGTCTGTGGGAACTTCACCTTCGTTATTTCTAAAGGAAATACTGATTCCCAATGTTTGTAGCCCTGGCCATTCAAAGCCTAAATCAACAAACTCTCCAAAAGTTTCACAGGTTATGTGCATTCGAGTTTCTTCACGCCCGTGTGCCTTTTCGTTTGTTGTAAAATATTCACCATTCCATTTCTGAAGTTTATCCATAGAGAAATGTTTGATAAAGGTTTCTTCTAAGCGCTTATGATTACCTTTTACTGCAAGCAAGTAGTCGGCATTTTTATCTAAGATTGTTTGAGCTATTTGCTTCTGACAGCCCATTGCATCAATGGTTACAATGCAACCTCTAATGTCTAATAGTTTTAGTAACTCTGGGATTGCTGTAATTTCGTTAGACTTTTCAGCCGTTTTTATTTGTCCAAGCACGACATTATTCGCTGTAGAAAAAGCACTCACCATATGAATAGGGCCAAGCCGCTTTGCTTTGTTATATGAACGACGAACGGTCTTACCGTCAATGGCGACAACATCGCCTTTAGTCACTTCATGACAAGCTTGCATCCAATCAATAAAACATTGTTGGAACTGCTTTGCACTAATGCTGCTAATCACTCTGGCAATGGTATCGTGAGCGGGAATTCCATTATCAAAATCTCCATAATTCTGAAGCCAGTCAAGTCGTTCATGACCGAAGTCTTCAACTTCTTCCCAACCTTCAGCACCAGCAATAACACCACAAATGGTGAGTAGCAAAATATCTGTTAGCTTGTGATCAATCTTCCAGTCCTGTCGTGGGTCTCTGATTGTAGAAAGTTGTTGAATCAAATCATGGCCGTTCATAAGAAATCTCATACTCTAAAAAGAAGTATAAGATCACAGTGAGATATAAAAGAAAAGCTAAATTTCTAAATCTGCGGAAAACTAGCTGTGACGGGGTGTTTCATGATCTTTCCCTAGTGGCTATTACGCTTGGCTTAAACGTCCTTTACCTCAGCACCACTTAGATGACATGCAATTGCTATCTAAAATCCAAATGACGTTTGAAAAGAGCCATCAAATCTATGGAAGCCCAAGAGTTTACGCCGCATTAAAAAGAGCGGGCATCAATACCAGTAGGAAACGGGTCGCTCGTTTGATGAAAAAAAATGGGTTAAAAGCCAGAGGAATTAAAACGTATGCTAAGCCCGCTAAAACTAAACTGTTCTATAAAGCCGTTGAGAATAAAAG is a window encoding:
- a CDS encoding ISAs1 family transposase, with the protein product MNGHDLIQQLSTIRDPRQDWKIDHKLTDILLLTICGVIAGAEGWEEVEDFGHERLDWLQNYGDFDNGIPAHDTIARVISSISAKQFQQCFIDWMQACHEVTKGDVVAIDGKTVRRSYNKAKRLGPIHMVSAFSTANNVVLGQIKTAEKSNEITAIPELLKLLDIRGCIVTIDAMGCQKQIAQTILDKNADYLLAVKGNHKRLEETFIKHFSMDKLQKWNGEYFTTNEKAHGREETRMHITCETFGEFVDLGFEWPGLQTLGISISFRNNEGEVPTDATIRYFISSAKLTPKKFAEAVRSHWHIENKLHWKLDVAMREDDCRIRRGEAPEVFSNIRHVALNLLNKETTFKAGLKRKQKKAAMSTSYLAQILAG